CATGAACCAGAACCTCCATAAAAAAAGTAATGATAGTACTCCACCGGTTACAATCTCCCTAAAAAGAAAGGCAGATTCGGCGGCCAACCTCTATCGGTTTCCATTAAAAAGAATCACCATTCTCAATCATAGAACACCTTCCGATAGAATTGTATGATTTTAGTACCGATATAGCTGGAACGATCCGGGTACTCCTCCCTGTAATAAGCATTCCAATAGCTGATCACTCGGCTCTCGATAAGCTGATGGAAGACAGGGTTATCCAAAAGGAACCTGTTTAATTCCTCTGTATCGAGCCTCCGCCTGTTGTCATATATGACATGGAGGATTTCCTTCACATACTCCCCGGACAGACGAATTACATATGGCAGCACCCAAGGATACACGTTTTTAAAGCTCAGGATTTTCTCCAGCTGATTCTGTCTTACAAATCCATCGTGATGTCTTGAAAAAAGGCAGGCCGCGATCATCTGCTGCTGATCCGTCATTTTATTAACCAGCCGAGAGGAGATTGGCTTATCGTACATTCGTTCAGGGATCACGAGTTCTGTTTCATGAAACCGTACACAAAAGGTTCCGGAAACATGGAACGTTTTTTTTCTCCATAAAGATAGAACTACCCGGACATCTTTTGCTAAACACGGTGGAAAGGCTCTTTCCAAGCAGCTTATACTGCGCTCCCTATTCAATTAAAAACCTGGTAAATGACATACCCGACGATCAGCAGCACGAGAAGCAGTGCCGTCCACTTTGCCCCGAGTGCTCCGACCAAATCCGGCAGTACCCCGCCTCCAGATGCACTCGATGAGTTACGCTTGATGTCCTTCGCACGCATACGTTCTCTTCTTTCTTCCGGTGTTTCCTTTGCTTCACTCATCCCCACCCCTCCTTTTTACAATTATTTCAAACGAATCTTTTTATCACAAGAAAAAAGATCACCACCACAGCGGAAACCGGTGTGACAGTGACCTTTTGTTCTAAAAGAAACCTACCGAGGATTCGTGAGTTGGCGGCTCTACAAAAACAATTCCTAATTCAAAGTGTTCCCCTTCATACATAGCACGCTGTACGTAGCGGTTTTCCCCCTCCGCGTCACGGACCTCCAGCTTCGTAAAAGCTCCGGTATTCTGCAGGGCTTCATAGAACTGATTCTCTGTACGGACAGGGATACTGTTCACACGCTCAATCACTTCACCGGGAACAAGCCCCATCTGACTGGCCGGGCTTCCAGGAAGAATACCCAGAATCCGAACGCCCTTTGGATTGGAGGAGAAGAAAGCCGGTCTGTCTTCCCTCACGCGGTGCAGGATATGAATCATTTCCCGCCCTAAAAGACTTACTATTACTGCCGCAAGGGAGAGGGCGTGGATGTAGAAGCTGGCACCCGCCAGGCAAAGGACCAGAAACGCAAGGAGGAACGTGTGTCTCCCTAATGCCTTTGCTGCCACTTCCGGCGCCTGTCCCCGTGCCGTCCATTCCGATCCCATGACGAACGGAATAAGAATGAGGCCAAAGCCGTCCTGTCCAATCGGAAACAGCGGCCACCAGGAGACGAACGATTCGATACTTCCAGAAGGTAGGAGGGCAAAGAAAGGCACAACAGCGATATTCCGCGAACGGTGCTGTCCGATCCACATGCCTCGGCTTCCCATCACCCGCTCCGGATAAGTGTGAGAAGGTGTTGTCTTCAAAAAAAGAAACGCTTCGACGAACAATAACACCGCCAACACAAGGACTACCCCTGTCAGCGGAGTTTGTTCCAGAGATTCCACCCAGCCATTGGAACGATATCTTTCCGGCAGGAGCGGAAGGAACAAAAGCAGCAAATAACTGATTCCAAGCGTATAAGCCGGCGAGTACCAATTTGATTTTCCCGTCAAACTAACCAGAAGAAGAACGACCGATACAAGCAGAAGAAAAGAAAAGCTGATAACTATTCCTCCTCCGACAGCAAGAATGGATAACAGCAGCCCTGCAGCGATCGATAGTACGACCGTCCCGCGCCAATCGGAATATCGATCAAAAATACGAATGCCGAAGGTGGCACGCTCCTTCTTTATACGCTTCACAGCAAACCAAGCCATTCCAAAAAATGCTATGTACAAAAAGGGCTGGGCGAATGCTCGCCCGATCCCCCGCAAAAGCTCCCAAATCCAAACGTCCAACGTGATTCTCCTTTCTGAATCTTCTTGATGTCTTATGTACGAAAAAATCCGCAGTCATCGACTACGGATATAGTTCGGCAAACTTCAACAGAATCCTCCTTATTGGAACAAGACGTCCAAGGCTTTCTGCATCTGTTTATCATTGTCCTCGTTACGAACTTCCTCAATAATTGCCTCTTCCAGTTTTCCACCGGTCTCTTCGTCGACTTCACCGGTTACGGAAAGGTCCGCTTCCTTCTGAAAATCTTTGACAGCGGCTTCCGTTCCTTTACTGAAATAGCCGTCCGTACGGCCGGGATCGTGACCGAGCCCCTTCAGCATCTTCTGGATGTTTCCTACTTTCTCATCCGTGTCATTGTATTTCAGCGGTTCTTTGATTTCCACCGGATTGGTATAAAAATAGGCCGGTTGTTTTACTTCCACCGTCGGTTTGATCCCTTTTTCGTGGATCCAGTTGCCGTCCGGTGTCAACCATTTGAAGAGAGTAAGTTTGATGGTGCTTCCATCCCCCATCGGAATCGCCTGCTGAACCGTACCTTTACCGAAACTCTTCGTTCCAACAAGGTCATAGCCTCCTGCTTCCTGCATCGATGCCGCTAATATCTCAGAGGCGGAAGCACTGCCTTCATCCATCAATACCGTAATCGGATAGTCCTTCTTCTTACTCTTACTGGAATATTCCTTCGAAATTTCTCCATTCCGATCTTCCACCTGTACAATCGGTTTATCATCCGTGAGGAATTCTTTCAGAATATCTTTGACATCCGTGAACAATCCCCCTGGATTTCCACGGACATCGATCACAAGACCTTCCATTCCATCCCCTTCCAGCTTCTGCAGGGCTTCATGAAATTCATCAGACGTCTGTTCCGAGAAGGAAGTAATCTCAATCACTCCGGCCTTTTTACCATCGACCGTCTTCATATCGCTGTAGACGGTCTCCAACGGAATATCGTCACGTACCAGCTTAATACTGAGCGGGTCCGTCACCCCGGGGCGGTCGATCTCGAGCGTTACCTCTGTTCCTTTTTCCCCACGGATCTTAAGAACCGCATCATACAAATCAAGGCCTTCGACACTTTTACCGTCCACCTTCAGAATCTGATCGTTCGGCTTCAGACCCGCTTCTTCCGCGGGGGAACCTTTAATTGGAGCAACAATGGTCACTTTATCATTGACCATGCTGACTTCTGCGCCGATTCCTTCAAAAGAAGACTCGATCGTCTCATTGAACTGCTCCATCGTTTCCTGATCCATGTAAACACTGTATGGATCTTCGAGCGTATCAAGCATACCCTGAACGGCGCCTTCAACGAGCTTCTTATCGTCTACCTCTTCTACGTAATTCTTCTTGATGACACCCATTGCCTGCTCAATTTTCTTCAAATCCTCCGAGCCAGCCATGTCCTTCAAGAATTCTTTCTGTTCATCTGCAGATAAGCTGCCAAAGTTCTCCGCGCCTTTATCTGCGACTTGTGCGGACTGCGATTGTTGTTCCCCACTGCCGAAGTACTCTATCCCTATGTAAGAGCCTGCTGCTCCCACGAGGACCGCAAGCGCCATCAACAGCGCGATGTAACGCGGTTTCCAATTCATCGCATTCACCCTTCTATAATGGATTTCCCTATGCTGATCGTGCTACCGATGAGCTCGGTGATCATAGACCAATGCCTCTATGTGCTACTACTATATGCATCTTTCCATAAGAGCATGTCCTCTCCATTATAAGTCATCCTCCGCCATCTATCTACCGGTATTTGGATGATATAGCAGGCCTAAAAAAAGAAAAACCACCTCTTTCAGTAAGAGGCAGCCTTCATCTGTCAGTATTGATATCCGTATTCTCCACGGCTTTCATCACGCACGATCATGCCGTCTTCAATCGCTATGACCCGCTTACGAATCGTATTCACGATTTCCTGGCTGTGGGTCGCCATTAACACAGTCGTTCCACCGGCATTAATCTCCTCCAGAATGTGCATGATCTCCCAAGACGTTTCCGGATCGAGATTTCCTGTCGGCTCATCTGCGATGACGACCTTCGGATGATTGACGATTGCACGGGCAATGGATACCCGCTGCTGTTCCCCGCCGGACAATTCATCCGGAAGAAACCGTGCCTTGTTTTTCAGGCGTACTTGATCAAGTACATCCATGACACGGCGGCGGATATTGGCCGGGTTCTCTTCGATTACTTCCAGAGCGAAAGCAACATTCTCATAGACGCTCAGCGTCGGCAGCAGTCTGAAGTCCTGGTAGACAACACCGATCTGCCTGCGCAGTTGAGGAATCTTGCGCTGCTTCATTGTGGATGTATCCATATTGTTTATCGTCACTTTGCCTGTTGTCGGCTTTTCTTCTCTGTAAATTAATTTCGTAAACGTAGACTTACCTGCTCCACTCGGACCGACGATATAGACGAATTCACCTTGATCAATCTTGACATCGACACCGTTCAGCGCTGTCACACCGTTGGTATAGGTTTTATATACCCCTTGCATTTCTATCATATAAGAATCACCTGTATTTCTATATTTGTTAATCCAGTTATCATTGACAAACAAGTCCATTATAACATTAATATTCGATGAATTTAGACATGAAATTATTACAATTGTTTTTCAATGTCGAAAAAAAAGAGCCCGGTACAACCCGGACTCCTTCGTTCTATTCTTCCATTGTAGACAACCAGTTGGCCACCAGGTCTGCATCTTCTTCTGATACATCCTGCTGCGGCATGCTGCCACGCCCATTTAAAATAATTTCCTTTATTTCGTCTGCAGAATACTTGGAACCGATCGTTGTCAACGAAGGCCCGAAGCCGCCTTCCAGATTCCCACCGTGACAGTTTGTACAATTAGCTTGATAAACGGCTTCCGCTGCTGAAGCGTCACCATTACTATCCGCACCCGCATCTTCTTCTGTCTGCTCATCTGATCCGGTATCATCCTGTGTTCCGTCTTCCTGTCCACCGCCACAGGCAGCAAGGACTAGTACAAGCCCTAAACATAATACCAACCACCACTTCTCCATCCAAAAAGTCCCCCTTCATGAAACGTACATTCTACTAACCTGTATTATAACCGAGTCACGTCGTTTTGAAACCCTCACCGAGAACTTCGGTCGCATTCATGGCGACAACGAATGCCCGCGGGTCCACCGTTTTAACCGTTTGTGTCAATTTAATGAATTCATTCTGCTGAACGACGCACATAACGACCTGTCTCTCTTTATCCGTATATCCGCCCGATCCGCTTAAAACCGTTACCCCGCGGTCGATCCGCTTGAATATGGCTGCCCTTACTCCATCCACTTCATCCGTTATAATGAGAACATTTTTTGATGTGTTTAATCCAACCTGAACGAAATCAATCGTACGGCTTGTTACAAACAATCCAATCAAGGCGTAAAGACCGGATTCAAGCG
This sequence is a window from Bacillus sp. SB49. Protein-coding genes within it:
- a CDS encoding DUF6366 family protein, encoding MSEAKETPEERRERMRAKDIKRNSSSASGGGVLPDLVGALGAKWTALLLVLLIVGYVIYQVFN
- a CDS encoding PDZ domain-containing protein; its protein translation is MDVWIWELLRGIGRAFAQPFLYIAFFGMAWFAVKRIKKERATFGIRIFDRYSDWRGTVVLSIAAGLLLSILAVGGGIVISFSFLLLVSVVLLLVSLTGKSNWYSPAYTLGISYLLLLFLPLLPERYRSNGWVESLEQTPLTGVVLVLAVLLFVEAFLFLKTTPSHTYPERVMGSRGMWIGQHRSRNIAVVPFFALLPSGSIESFVSWWPLFPIGQDGFGLILIPFVMGSEWTARGQAPEVAAKALGRHTFLLAFLVLCLAGASFYIHALSLAAVIVSLLGREMIHILHRVREDRPAFFSSNPKGVRILGILPGSPASQMGLVPGEVIERVNSIPVRTENQFYEALQNTGAFTKLEVRDAEGENRYVQRAMYEGEHFELGIVFVEPPTHESSVGFF
- a CDS encoding S41 family peptidase; translated protein: MNWKPRYIALLMALAVLVGAAGSYIGIEYFGSGEQQSQSAQVADKGAENFGSLSADEQKEFLKDMAGSEDLKKIEQAMGVIKKNYVEEVDDKKLVEGAVQGMLDTLEDPYSVYMDQETMEQFNETIESSFEGIGAEVSMVNDKVTIVAPIKGSPAEEAGLKPNDQILKVDGKSVEGLDLYDAVLKIRGEKGTEVTLEIDRPGVTDPLSIKLVRDDIPLETVYSDMKTVDGKKAGVIEITSFSEQTSDEFHEALQKLEGDGMEGLVIDVRGNPGGLFTDVKDILKEFLTDDKPIVQVEDRNGEISKEYSSKSKKKDYPITVLMDEGSASASEILAASMQEAGGYDLVGTKSFGKGTVQQAIPMGDGSTIKLTLFKWLTPDGNWIHEKGIKPTVEVKQPAYFYTNPVEIKEPLKYNDTDEKVGNIQKMLKGLGHDPGRTDGYFSKGTEAAVKDFQKEADLSVTGEVDEETGGKLEEAIIEEVRNEDNDKQMQKALDVLFQ
- the ftsE gene encoding cell division ATP-binding protein FtsE, which translates into the protein MIEMQGVYKTYTNGVTALNGVDVKIDQGEFVYIVGPSGAGKSTFTKLIYREEKPTTGKVTINNMDTSTMKQRKIPQLRRQIGVVYQDFRLLPTLSVYENVAFALEVIEENPANIRRRVMDVLDQVRLKNKARFLPDELSGGEQQRVSIARAIVNHPKVVIADEPTGNLDPETSWEIMHILEEINAGGTTVLMATHSQEIVNTIRKRVIAIEDGMIVRDESRGEYGYQY
- the cccB gene encoding cytochrome c551, with the protein product MEKWWLVLCLGLVLVLAACGGGQEDGTQDDTGSDEQTEEDAGADSNGDASAAEAVYQANCTNCHGGNLEGGFGPSLTTIGSKYSADEIKEIILNGRGSMPQQDVSEEDADLVANWLSTMEE